One Chloroflexota bacterium DNA segment encodes these proteins:
- the selA gene encoding L-seryl-tRNA(Sec) selenium transferase: protein MAPSADGPSLRDLPSVDRIAQTAAVHGEAPPALLVSAARAEIAAARDAIGRGGAAPSLEALAEAAALRAALLVRDAPRPVINATGVIIHTNLGRAPLSDRALAAVQGAGAGYAALEMDLDTGRRGGRGAAVAASLREITGAQAALVLNNNAGATFLALEALAAGGEVLVSRGEAIEIGGGFRVPDILAASGAVLRDVGTTNRTRLEDYAEALSDRTTAILHVHRSNFAQIGFTESPDLAALAHLAHEHALPLIGDLGSGTLLDPTPFGLVNEPRVQDALSAGCDVVTFSGDKLLGGPQAGIAAGNAAHVERIARRPLARALRCDALTLAALQATLAHYLLGEAETAIPVWQMISAQPIDLRARARRLARGVAGASVEKSESAVGGGSLPGQVLRSFAIRLTGGGQALATRLRRADTPVIARVHDDDVWLDVRTVLPRDERPLRRILLDLSR from the coding sequence ATGGCGCCTAGCGCAGACGGCCCGTCCCTGCGGGACCTGCCGTCGGTGGACCGGATTGCGCAGACGGCGGCCGTGCACGGCGAAGCGCCACCGGCCCTGCTGGTTTCCGCCGCACGCGCGGAAATCGCCGCTGCCCGCGACGCCATAGGGCGGGGCGGCGCCGCGCCAAGCCTGGAAGCACTCGCCGAGGCCGCCGCACTGCGGGCGGCGTTGCTGGTGCGCGATGCCCCGCGACCCGTGATCAATGCGACCGGCGTGATCATTCACACGAATCTGGGACGTGCGCCGTTGAGTGACCGGGCCCTTGCCGCGGTTCAAGGGGCGGGGGCGGGATACGCCGCGCTGGAGATGGATCTCGACACGGGTCGGCGCGGTGGGCGCGGCGCGGCGGTGGCCGCGAGCCTGCGCGAGATTACCGGGGCGCAGGCCGCTCTCGTGCTCAACAACAACGCCGGGGCCACGTTTCTGGCGCTGGAGGCGCTGGCCGCGGGTGGCGAGGTGCTGGTGAGCCGCGGCGAGGCAATTGAGATCGGCGGCGGATTCCGCGTGCCGGACATTCTCGCCGCCAGCGGCGCGGTGCTGCGCGACGTCGGCACGACCAATCGCACCCGGCTCGAGGACTACGCGGAGGCGCTGAGCGATCGCACCACGGCGATCCTCCACGTGCACCGCAGCAACTTTGCGCAGATCGGATTCACCGAGTCGCCCGATCTTGCGGCGCTGGCGCACCTCGCCCACGAGCACGCCCTGCCGCTCATCGGCGATTTGGGCTCGGGCACCTTGCTGGATCCGACGCCCTTCGGCCTGGTCAACGAGCCGCGCGTACAGGATGCGCTTTCCGCGGGCTGCGACGTGGTGACCTTCTCCGGCGACAAGTTGCTGGGAGGTCCGCAAGCCGGCATCGCGGCCGGCAATGCCGCCCACGTGGAGCGAATCGCCCGGCGGCCGCTGGCGCGCGCGTTGCGCTGCGACGCGCTGACGCTGGCGGCGCTCCAGGCCACGCTCGCGCACTACCTCCTGGGCGAAGCCGAGACCGCCATTCCCGTCTGGCAGATGATCTCCGCTCAGCCCATCGACTTACGCGCCCGGGCGCGCCGGCTCGCGCGCGGCGTCGCCGGCGCTAGCGTCGAGAAGTCGGAGTCGGCGGTCGGCGGCGGCTCCCTTCCGGGCCAGGTGCTTCGCAGCTTTGCGATTCGACTCACGGGCGGCGGGCAAGCGCTGGCCACGCGACTGCGCCGCGCGGACACGCCGGTGATCGCCCGCGTCCACGACGACGACGTATGGCTCGACGTGCGCACGGTCCTGCCCCGCGACGAACGGCCGCTGCGGCGAATCCTGCTCGACCTCTCGCGCTAA
- a CDS encoding 2,3-bisphosphoglycerate-independent phosphoglycerate mutase, with protein MLIVLDGLGGLPLAPGGPTELEAASTPNFDQLAREGVTGLHQPMEIGVTPGSGPGHLALFGYDPIADSIGRGALSAAGLGIELGDHDLAVRLNFCTLDDNGNVTDRRAGRISTELNQQLIAKLNGIHAPGVGLELAAERRHRAVLVLRGEGLDARVRETDPQAIGVPPLAPEALHPAAEHTSRLLTGFVDQVGESIGNEQPANFVLMRGYGQYRAQPSLESRHQLRAACLAVYPMYRGVARAVGMKVLPVTEEPDNLIAELEQAWDAFDFFFVHIKETDTLGEDGDFNGKVRAIEAVDRWLPRVRALNPDVLVVTGDHSTPAKLRAHSWHPVPLMLWGSLARSDHVAAFNESACLGGGLGHMPARSILPLMLAHGQRLAKYGA; from the coding sequence GTGCTGATCGTCCTCGACGGCCTTGGTGGATTGCCGCTTGCTCCGGGAGGACCGACCGAGCTCGAGGCGGCGAGCACCCCGAACTTTGACCAGTTGGCGCGCGAGGGCGTCACCGGCCTGCACCAGCCGATGGAAATCGGCGTCACGCCTGGCAGCGGGCCCGGACACTTGGCCCTTTTCGGCTATGACCCCATCGCCGACAGCATCGGACGCGGAGCGTTGTCGGCCGCTGGGCTCGGCATCGAGCTCGGCGACCACGATCTCGCGGTGCGGTTGAATTTCTGCACGCTCGATGACAACGGCAATGTGACCGACCGGCGGGCCGGACGCATCTCAACCGAGCTGAACCAGCAGCTTATCGCGAAGCTCAACGGCATTCACGCGCCGGGCGTCGGCCTCGAGCTCGCCGCCGAGCGGCGCCACCGCGCCGTGCTCGTGCTGCGCGGGGAGGGACTCGACGCGCGGGTGCGCGAAACCGACCCGCAGGCGATCGGCGTACCGCCGCTGGCGCCCGAGGCGCTGCATCCCGCGGCGGAGCACACCAGCCGGCTCCTGACCGGATTCGTGGACCAGGTCGGCGAAAGCATTGGCAATGAGCAACCGGCCAACTTCGTGCTCATGCGCGGCTACGGCCAGTATCGGGCCCAGCCGTCGCTGGAGTCGCGCCACCAGCTGCGGGCAGCGTGCCTGGCCGTCTATCCCATGTATCGCGGCGTTGCGCGCGCGGTGGGGATGAAGGTGCTCCCGGTCACCGAGGAGCCTGACAACCTGATCGCGGAGCTCGAGCAAGCCTGGGACGCATTCGACTTCTTCTTTGTGCACATCAAGGAGACCGACACGCTGGGCGAGGATGGCGACTTCAACGGCAAGGTGCGCGCCATCGAGGCGGTCGACCGCTGGCTGCCGCGAGTGCGAGCCCTCAATCCCGACGTGCTCGTCGTCACCGGCGACCACTCGACGCCGGCCAAGCTGCGAGCCCATTCCTGGCACCCGGTGCCGCTGATGCTGTGGGGGTCGCTGGCGAGGTCGGACCACGTCGCCGCGTTCAACGAGTCCGCGTGCCTCGGCGGGGGCTTGGGGCACATGCCGGCGCGATCGATCCTGCCGCTCATGCTGGCGCACGGGCAGCGGCTTGCGAAGTATGGCGCCTAG
- the cysK gene encoding cysteine synthase A: MADSVADLVGNTPLVRLGRAAAGLSAQVAAKCEFLNPGGSVKDRIGLAMIDDAEREGRIAPDRTVIVEPTSGNTGIALAMVGAARGYRVIITLPETMTIERRNLLRAFGAEVILTPGAQGMVGAIDRAQQIVDSTPDAWMPQQFRNASNPEAHARTTAEEIWRDTDGAVDVFVAAVGTGGTITGTARALKQRKPSLQFVGAEPVGNPVITSGRAGPHRIEGIGANFVPEVFERDLVDEILLVDDAVAEETARRLASDEGLLVGASAGANVWVALQVAARPENEGKLIVTVLCDGGDRYLTHPLFAGLDV; encoded by the coding sequence ATTGCGGACAGCGTGGCGGACCTGGTGGGCAATACGCCCCTGGTGCGGCTGGGCCGCGCGGCCGCAGGGCTGTCGGCGCAGGTCGCCGCGAAATGCGAATTTCTCAATCCGGGCGGCAGCGTCAAGGACCGCATCGGACTGGCGATGATCGACGATGCCGAGCGTGAGGGACGCATTGCCCCCGACCGCACGGTGATCGTCGAGCCGACGAGCGGCAACACCGGCATCGCCCTGGCGATGGTGGGCGCCGCCCGCGGCTATCGCGTCATCATCACGCTGCCGGAAACCATGACCATCGAGCGCCGCAATCTGCTGCGCGCCTTTGGCGCGGAGGTAATTCTCACGCCGGGCGCGCAGGGCATGGTCGGCGCCATTGACCGCGCGCAACAGATTGTTGACAGCACCCCCGACGCCTGGATGCCGCAGCAGTTCCGCAACGCCAGCAATCCGGAGGCCCACGCGCGTACCACGGCCGAGGAGATCTGGCGCGATACCGACGGAGCGGTGGACGTGTTCGTTGCCGCCGTCGGCACCGGAGGAACGATCACCGGCACGGCGCGGGCCCTCAAGCAACGCAAGCCGTCGTTGCAATTCGTGGGCGCCGAGCCCGTGGGCAATCCGGTGATCACCAGCGGACGTGCGGGGCCGCATCGCATTGAAGGCATCGGCGCGAATTTCGTGCCCGAGGTGTTCGAGCGCGACCTGGTGGACGAGATCTTGCTCGTCGACGACGCGGTGGCGGAGGAGACGGCTCGACGGCTCGCGTCGGACGAAGGCCTGCTGGTTGGCGCATCGGCCGGAGCCAACGTGTGGGTCGCCCTGCAGGTTGCCGCGCGGCCCGAAAACGAGGGCAAGCTCATCGTCACGGTGCTGTGCGACGGCGGAGACCGCTACCTGACGCACCCGTTGTTCGCCGGTCTGGACGTTTAG
- a CDS encoding glycosyltransferase family 2 protein, translating into MTLSVIVPAYNEAPTIAEALRRVVAVDLDLDIIVVNDCSTDATTAEIESVDIPGIRVINHRENRGKGAAVRSGLREARGDVLVIHDGDLEYNPQDFLAMIQPILRGEARVVYGYRPLGSQSRLYRLGNRFLTLLTNLLYGASVRDMETCHKMWRREVLEDVVLTADSFDLEVELTARFLKSGERIAQLPISYEARSAKKLRWWVDGPAAVRALLRYRFRR; encoded by the coding sequence GTGACCCTCAGCGTGATCGTGCCGGCGTACAACGAGGCGCCCACGATCGCCGAAGCGCTGCGCCGAGTCGTCGCCGTGGACCTCGATCTCGACATCATCGTCGTCAACGACTGCTCGACGGATGCGACGACGGCTGAGATCGAGTCGGTCGACATCCCCGGCATCCGCGTCATCAATCACCGCGAGAACCGGGGAAAGGGCGCCGCCGTGCGCTCAGGGCTGCGCGAGGCCCGCGGGGACGTGCTGGTCATTCACGACGGCGACCTGGAGTACAACCCGCAGGATTTCCTGGCCATGATTCAGCCGATCCTGCGCGGCGAAGCCAGGGTCGTCTATGGATACCGACCGTTGGGATCGCAGTCGCGGCTCTACCGGCTCGGGAATCGCTTCCTCACGCTGCTCACGAACCTGCTCTACGGCGCCTCGGTGCGCGACATGGAAACCTGCCACAAGATGTGGCGCCGGGAGGTGCTGGAGGATGTCGTGCTGACCGCGGATTCATTCGACCTCGAGGTCGAGCTCACGGCGCGGTTTCTCAAGAGCGGTGAGCGCATCGCGCAACTGCCAATCTCCTACGAGGCGCGATCCGCCAAGAAGCTGCGCTGGTGGGTCGACGGCCCGGCCGCGGTTAGGGCGCTGCTCCGCTACCGCTTTCGTCGCTAG
- a CDS encoding sugar phosphate isomerase/epimerase yields MPHVRLAVTTYSAPKWTIDEHARVAREIGCDGLEIRMLAGQPLTPDLPAAERRRIAEVVANAGLEICVVGSDCRLAQPATPRASEVDRASGFIELAREWGAPVVRVFGGAQSADAPAAEADAWVAEGLRAAAAHAAPHGVRVALETHDVFNSAVRVGGIVRAAAHPNAAVVWDLGHPHRAGESVAQAWDAIGPFVVHVHVKDIVRTDDEREWESVVAGRGEVPIAEMLGVLRRAGYSGYLSTEWEPRDARAGGGRKAALAQHAAHLRGILDAA; encoded by the coding sequence ATGCCTCACGTGCGACTGGCCGTTACGACCTACTCCGCGCCCAAGTGGACCATTGACGAGCATGCGCGGGTCGCCCGTGAGATCGGCTGTGACGGCCTCGAAATTCGGATGCTCGCGGGGCAGCCGCTCACGCCCGATCTCCCCGCCGCCGAACGCCGACGCATCGCCGAGGTGGTCGCAAATGCGGGTCTCGAAATCTGCGTGGTCGGCAGCGACTGCCGCTTGGCGCAGCCGGCAACGCCGCGCGCGTCTGAGGTCGATCGGGCGTCTGGCTTCATCGAATTGGCGCGCGAGTGGGGAGCGCCGGTGGTCCGGGTGTTCGGCGGCGCGCAAAGTGCCGACGCACCGGCCGCCGAGGCGGACGCTTGGGTTGCGGAGGGTCTGCGCGCGGCCGCCGCGCATGCCGCGCCGCACGGAGTACGCGTGGCGTTGGAAACCCACGACGTCTTCAACTCCGCCGTGAGAGTTGGAGGCATCGTGCGCGCGGCGGCGCATCCCAACGCCGCGGTGGTGTGGGACCTGGGGCATCCGCACCGCGCCGGTGAGAGCGTCGCCCAGGCCTGGGACGCCATCGGCCCGTTCGTGGTGCATGTCCACGTCAAGGACATCGTTCGCACCGACGACGAGCGCGAGTGGGAGAGCGTCGTTGCCGGCCGAGGCGAGGTTCCCATCGCCGAGATGCTTGGGGTCCTCCGGCGCGCCGGCTACAGCGGTTACCTATCGACCGAGTGGGAGCCGCGCGACGCGCGAGCGGGCGGTGGGCGCAAGGCCGCCCTGGCGCAGCACGCCGCCCATTTGCGGGGGATCCTGGACGCCGCTTAG
- a CDS encoding iron ABC transporter substrate-binding protein, which translates to MPLTRRVLLRGGAAATAAAAVVPVLAACGESEVMTKEVVKEVPVEKVVTREVIKEVPVEKIVTQEVIKEVEVERVVTVTVTEPPSEAQPLIIYSGRSESLVDPIIQQFRAMSGLDVQVKYAGTPALAATLLEEGDASPADVFFAQDPGGLGAVESMLSPLPQELLARVPAWARSPEGLWTGISGRARVVVYNTDRLSPTDLPDDLWGFTDPSWRGRLGWPPTNASFQTMVTGMRTVWGDDRAREWLDAMHANEIGIYPKNTPIVAATGAGELDGGFVNHYYLHRFLAAEGETFAARNYHLPGGGPGSLVMVAGAGILGTAANRPAAEQFVNFLLSTVGQQYFASSTYEYPLVEGVKASRILTPLADINKPAIALADLADLEGTQAMLREAGILP; encoded by the coding sequence ATGCCCCTGACCCGACGTGTCCTGCTGCGTGGCGGCGCAGCCGCCACGGCCGCCGCCGCGGTGGTGCCCGTGCTCGCCGCTTGCGGCGAATCCGAGGTGATGACCAAGGAAGTCGTCAAGGAAGTCCCGGTCGAAAAGGTCGTGACGCGGGAGGTCATCAAGGAAGTCCCGGTCGAGAAAATCGTGACGCAGGAGGTCATCAAGGAAGTCGAGGTCGAGCGGGTGGTCACGGTCACCGTGACCGAGCCTCCGAGCGAGGCCCAGCCGCTGATCATTTACTCCGGTCGCAGCGAGTCCCTGGTCGACCCGATCATCCAGCAATTCCGCGCGATGTCCGGCTTGGACGTGCAGGTGAAGTACGCCGGCACGCCGGCGCTCGCCGCGACGTTGCTGGAGGAAGGCGACGCCTCGCCGGCGGACGTGTTCTTTGCCCAAGATCCCGGCGGCCTGGGCGCCGTCGAGTCGATGCTGTCGCCGCTGCCCCAGGAGCTCCTCGCTCGCGTGCCGGCATGGGCACGCTCGCCGGAGGGCCTGTGGACCGGCATTTCAGGCCGTGCGCGTGTGGTCGTGTACAACACCGACCGCCTCAGCCCGACCGACTTGCCTGACGATCTGTGGGGCTTCACCGACCCGAGCTGGCGCGGGCGCCTGGGCTGGCCGCCGACCAACGCCTCGTTTCAGACAATGGTGACCGGCATGCGGACCGTGTGGGGCGACGACCGCGCGCGGGAGTGGCTCGATGCGATGCACGCCAACGAGATCGGGATCTACCCCAAGAACACGCCCATCGTGGCGGCGACGGGGGCGGGCGAGCTGGACGGCGGGTTCGTGAACCACTACTACCTGCACCGGTTCCTTGCGGCGGAGGGTGAGACGTTTGCCGCGCGGAACTACCATCTGCCCGGCGGCGGTCCGGGGTCGCTGGTGATGGTTGCGGGCGCGGGCATCCTTGGCACCGCGGCCAACCGGCCGGCGGCCGAGCAGTTCGTCAACTTCCTGCTCTCGACCGTGGGGCAGCAATATTTCGCGAGCAGCACGTATGAGTACCCCTTGGTCGAGGGTGTGAAAGCGTCGCGCATCCTGACGCCGCTGGCGGACATCAACAAGCCGGCCATCGCGCTGGCGGACCTGGCGGACCTGGAAGGCACGCAGGCCATGCTGCGGGAGGCTGGAATACTGCCCTAA
- a CDS encoding glycosyltransferase family 2 protein, giving the protein MAGVDHQAPRVPRAVAHVPTEMSTASPTAGQPMPQISVVFPCHNEAENVAAVIADAQQHVGVLGDDYEILIVDDGSSDGTAERAREAAAGDDRVRVVQHPTNLGYGHALRSGFAAAQAPLVCYVDGDGQFSLADLPGLVNALGTHGFVLGYRIQRADPAHRSLNARLWGLVVRLVMGFKVRDIDCGFKLFRREVVQDIEFIAGRGAVISAELVARATHAGHTYTEVGVHHYPRTAGDSSGNSPLVVLNSFVDIARLRWRLR; this is encoded by the coding sequence ATGGCGGGCGTCGATCACCAAGCGCCGCGCGTGCCGCGCGCCGTCGCTCACGTGCCAACGGAAATGTCGACCGCCTCCCCAACAGCCGGGCAACCCATGCCGCAAATCTCGGTAGTTTTTCCGTGTCACAACGAGGCGGAGAACGTTGCCGCGGTCATCGCCGACGCGCAGCAGCACGTCGGCGTGCTTGGCGACGACTACGAGATCCTCATCGTCGACGACGGGTCGAGCGACGGCACGGCCGAGCGAGCCCGCGAGGCGGCGGCCGGCGACGACCGCGTGCGCGTGGTGCAACACCCCACAAACCTGGGCTATGGCCATGCGCTGCGCTCGGGCTTTGCCGCCGCGCAAGCTCCGTTAGTCTGCTACGTCGATGGCGACGGCCAGTTTTCGCTAGCGGACCTACCGGGTTTGGTGAACGCGCTGGGCACGCACGGCTTTGTGCTGGGCTATCGCATCCAGCGGGCCGATCCGGCGCACCGGTCACTGAACGCGCGCCTCTGGGGGCTGGTCGTGCGGCTGGTGATGGGTTTCAAGGTGCGCGACATCGACTGCGGCTTCAAGCTGTTTCGTCGCGAGGTGGTGCAGGACATCGAGTTCATCGCCGGTCGCGGCGCGGTGATCTCAGCCGAGCTCGTGGCCCGCGCCACGCATGCGGGACACACGTACACCGAGGTCGGCGTCCACCACTATCCGCGCACGGCCGGCGATTCGTCGGGTAACAGCCCCCTGGTGGTGTTGAACTCGTTCGTCGATATCGCTCGGCTGCGGTGGCGCCTGCGGTGA
- the mnmA gene encoding tRNA 2-thiouridine(34) synthase MnmA has protein sequence MRSDAMARVLVAMSGGVDSSVAAALLAREGHEVVGVTFNQWPASQTLRNARSGCCTPRTIDDARHVCQILGAPHYVLNFRAEFEAAVIGPWSRGYLRGETPNPCVTCNDRVRFPELIRKADELGAEFVATGHYARVANGASWRLLRARDSGKDQSYVLHMLQQDQLRRVRLPLGDLRKPDVRRMAGEFDLPVADKPDSQEICFVPDGDYAAVVRRQGTSGQGPIVESDGRVVGRHDGIESATIGQRRGLGLGGGGGRRYVTAIDADLNTLVVGPRDAAMVSSISVRDVRWIDGPAASPPAHAEVQTRSHARAARARLEPQSGSTLSVVFDEPAWAPAPGQAAVFYRGDEVLGGGVIDRPEVS, from the coding sequence GTGAGGTCGGATGCGATGGCGCGGGTGCTCGTGGCGATGAGTGGGGGCGTGGACAGCTCCGTCGCCGCCGCGTTGCTTGCTCGCGAGGGCCACGAGGTGGTCGGCGTCACGTTCAACCAGTGGCCGGCGAGCCAGACCCTTCGCAATGCCCGCAGCGGCTGCTGCACGCCCCGGACCATCGATGACGCCCGCCACGTCTGCCAGATCCTCGGCGCGCCGCACTATGTGCTGAACTTCCGCGCCGAGTTCGAGGCGGCCGTAATCGGCCCGTGGTCCCGCGGCTACCTCCGCGGCGAGACGCCGAATCCTTGTGTGACGTGCAATGACCGCGTGCGCTTCCCGGAGCTGATTCGCAAGGCCGACGAGCTGGGCGCCGAATTCGTCGCGACGGGCCACTACGCGCGCGTCGCGAATGGGGCATCGTGGCGTCTGCTCCGCGCCCGCGATTCGGGCAAGGACCAGTCGTACGTGCTGCATATGCTGCAGCAAGACCAGCTGCGACGCGTCCGGCTGCCGCTGGGCGACCTGCGCAAGCCGGACGTCCGCCGAATGGCCGGCGAGTTCGACCTTCCCGTGGCCGACAAGCCCGACAGCCAGGAGATTTGCTTTGTTCCCGACGGCGACTACGCGGCGGTCGTGCGGCGCCAGGGAACCAGCGGCCAGGGCCCGATCGTTGAATCCGATGGACGGGTGGTCGGGCGCCATGACGGCATCGAGAGCGCGACCATCGGGCAGCGCCGGGGACTCGGCCTCGGCGGCGGCGGCGGACGCCGCTACGTGACGGCGATCGACGCCGACCTGAACACGCTTGTGGTCGGTCCGCGCGACGCGGCGATGGTGAGCTCGATATCGGTGCGCGACGTGCGTTGGATCGACGGACCCGCGGCGAGTCCGCCGGCGCACGCCGAGGTGCAGACGCGCTCTCACGCCCGCGCCGCGCGCGCCCGACTCGAGCCGCAATCCGGCTCGACACTGTCGGTCGTGTTCGACGAGCCGGCCTGGGCGCCGGCCCCCGGCCAAGCCGCGGTGTTCTATCGCGGAGACGAGGTGCTGGGCGGCGGGGTGATCGACCGACCGGAGGTGAGCTAA
- a CDS encoding iron ABC transporter permease, with translation MIRVSAPGGPIGRMGRWTRAPAVIWVPALAVGLLLALPLVYLLIRTVGAGDDAWALLFRWRTVMILLRTVALVVTVTAGSVLIAVPVAWLTVRSNLPWPRFWSVVAALPLVIPSFVAGLVVQVALGPRGMLQQALEPIFGVTELPSIYGFPGAALTLTLLSYPYVLLPAQSSLRRQDPSFEDASRSLGHGRRATFRRITLPLLAPAVGAGSLLVALYTLTDFGAVSLLRFETFTWAIFVQFESAFNRGLAAALSLVLVGLAAAILAAEAQARGRARFHGVGPGVATQPRRIPLGRWMIPAVGCMAALATLALIGPMGVLAYWVGRGVAAGETLVGVGDLVLNSLLVAALAAFAAAVASLPVAALVVRYPSRFAWAIERATYTGFALPGVVVAIALVFFAVNLARPLYQTLLLLILAYVVLFFPAMLAAVRAALAQVRPSLEEAARTLGRSRMATLLQITLPLIWPGIAAGSGLVFLLTMKELPATLILGPIGFKTLATATWSAASEAFFARAAMTALVIVFASGVPLLLLRLRLGQAQGRDPPPARQ, from the coding sequence GTGATTCGCGTTTCCGCGCCCGGCGGACCCATTGGGCGGATGGGCCGCTGGACGCGCGCGCCTGCCGTGATCTGGGTGCCGGCGCTGGCCGTTGGCCTGTTGCTGGCATTGCCGCTGGTGTACCTCTTGATTCGCACGGTGGGCGCGGGCGACGACGCCTGGGCGCTGTTGTTCCGCTGGCGCACGGTCATGATCCTGCTGCGAACCGTCGCGCTGGTCGTCACGGTGACCGCGGGGTCGGTCCTGATCGCGGTGCCGGTGGCCTGGCTCACCGTTCGCAGCAACCTCCCGTGGCCGCGCTTCTGGAGCGTCGTCGCGGCCTTGCCCCTCGTGATTCCCAGCTTCGTCGCGGGGCTGGTGGTCCAGGTGGCGCTCGGCCCGCGCGGAATGCTGCAGCAGGCGCTCGAGCCGATCTTCGGTGTGACCGAGCTTCCCTCGATCTATGGCTTTCCGGGCGCCGCGCTCACGCTAACGCTGCTCAGCTATCCGTACGTCCTGCTGCCCGCGCAATCGAGCTTGCGGCGGCAAGATCCGTCGTTCGAGGACGCCAGCCGATCGCTCGGGCATGGCCGCCGCGCGACCTTTCGCCGCATCACGCTGCCATTGCTTGCGCCGGCCGTGGGGGCCGGTTCATTGCTTGTGGCCCTCTACACGCTCACCGACTTTGGGGCCGTCTCGCTGCTTCGCTTCGAGACCTTCACCTGGGCGATATTCGTGCAGTTCGAGTCGGCCTTCAATCGCGGTCTGGCCGCCGCCCTGTCGCTCGTGCTGGTGGGGCTTGCCGCGGCGATACTCGCCGCGGAGGCGCAGGCGCGTGGACGCGCTCGCTTTCACGGCGTCGGTCCGGGGGTGGCGACCCAGCCGCGTCGCATCCCGCTCGGCCGCTGGATGATCCCGGCCGTTGGCTGCATGGCCGCGCTTGCGACGCTCGCCCTGATCGGGCCCATGGGCGTGCTGGCGTACTGGGTCGGACGAGGCGTGGCGGCCGGCGAAACACTGGTTGGCGTCGGTGATCTGGTGCTGAACTCGCTGCTCGTCGCCGCGCTCGCCGCGTTCGCCGCGGCCGTGGCGTCGCTGCCCGTCGCCGCGCTCGTCGTTCGCTATCCGAGCCGGTTCGCCTGGGCGATTGAACGGGCCACCTATACCGGCTTTGCCTTGCCGGGAGTCGTTGTCGCCATTGCGTTGGTCTTCTTCGCCGTCAACCTTGCGCGACCCCTCTATCAGACGCTGCTGCTGTTGATACTGGCCTATGTCGTGCTGTTCTTCCCGGCCATGCTCGCGGCCGTTCGTGCCGCCCTGGCGCAGGTGCGACCGAGTCTGGAAGAAGCCGCGCGCACGCTCGGTCGGTCGCGCATGGCCACGCTGCTTCAAATCACGCTGCCGTTGATTTGGCCGGGTATCGCCGCCGGTAGCGGCCTGGTGTTCCTGCTCACGATGAAGGAGTTGCCCGCCACCCTGATCCTCGGGCCCATCGGATTCAAGACGCTGGCCACGGCCACGTGGTCGGCGGCCTCGGAGGCCTTCTTTGCGCGCGCGGCCATGACCGCGCTCGTCATTGTCTTCGCCTCCGGCGTGCCGTTGCTGCTGTTGCGGCTGCGCCTGGGGCAGGCGCAGGGGCGGGACCCACCGCCCGCCCGGCAATAG